The Enterobacter oligotrophicus sequence GTTTAAGCCGTGTTTCGCTGTGACCAAAGGTACATCCCCACAGCAGCAAGCTCATGGGCCATCGCGCTGCACGGCCTTTCACCAGCAGCGCAATGCCAATCACGGGTAAGAGCGGTAATACGAGCAACGCATTCAGAGGCTGACGCCGCAACAGGTAGCGCATAAACGTACCAAACATATCCTGCTGATGCAGCGTTCCATCCAGGTCAAAAAAGACAACGCGACGCTCGTGATTTGCCAAACCTTACTCCTCTGGGTCGTTGAATCCTGCCAGCCAGGTAAACAGGAACCCGGCGATCACCGCTACCAGATAGCCTAACAGATAGAGCATGACTTTTCCGGTTACGATGGTTAATGCCAGCGGCAAACCCGAAATGCCAAAGGTGATGACCGTTGCTACTTTCCAGTAGCTGATGAGCGCGCCGCCTACTGCACCGCCCAGACACGCAGCCAGGAATGGTTTACCGAGCGGCAGCGTGACGCCGAAAATCAACGGTTCGCCAATGCCGAGCAATCCGACCGGCAACGCCCCTTTAATCACCTTTTTCAGACGTGCGTTGCGGGTTTTCATCAATACCGCAATGGCCGCACCGACCTGCCCCACACCCGCCATCGACAGGATCGGCAGCAGGGCATTGTAACCATGCGCCTGTACCAGCTCGACGTGGATGGGCACCATCCCCTGGTGCAGCCCGGTCAATACCAGCGGCAGGAACGTCCCCGACAGCACCGCCCCGACCAGTAATCCACCGCGATCGATTGCCAGAGAGGCTCCGTGGGCAATCGATTCCGAGATCCAACCGCCCAGCGGTTGCAGGGCAACGATGGCCACGCTGCCAGTAATAAGCGTCGTGAGCAGCGGATTAAGGATAAGCTCAATCGAGCCAGGCAGCATGGCACGCAGCTTTTTCTCAACCCAGCACATCAGGATGACCACCAGCAGCACCGCGATGACGCCACCACGACCAGGCTGTAGCGCCTCGCCGAAGAGCGTAATTTGCGCCAGCTGCGGACTGGAAAGAATGCCCGCCATCACGCCGCCCATCGCCAGTGAACCACCAAACACTTTCGCCGTGTTTACCCCCACCAGAATGTTCATGATGGCAAAAACAGCGCTGCCGAAGATCCCGAGAATACCCAGCAGGTTCGGATAATGCGTGGCAAAATCCCCCACGATATCCGGCCGCCTGAGGATATTGATAATCCCGGTAATCAAACCAGAGGCAATAAACGCCGGGATCAGGGGAATAAAGACATTCGCCAGCTGTCGCAGCGCATCGCTCATCGGGGCTTTGTATTTGGCTTTAGCCTCGGCTTTGGTGCGTTGGGCATCATTAAGCGACACGGTGGCTTCACCGCCCATTAGCGCACGCATGGCATCGACGACCTTCGCCGCCTTGCCTGGTCCGACAATCAACTGGTGCTGTTGCCCCTGTTTGACATACCCGCTCACACCGGAGAGTTGCTTAAGACGCGACAGGTCAAGCCGGTCGTCGTCATGCACCTCAACGCGCACACGCGTCATGCAGTTTTCCAGACGCTGAATATTCTCTTCTCCACCGATCCCCTGCAGGATATCGCTGGCGAGCGCTGCTGTTTTTTCCATACTCGCCTCTTCTAGTTTTCTAAAGCAGCCCGCAAGAACCCTTGATGTGCATCGAGTCTGGCTCTTGCAGCCGCAGCGTCCAGCCCGCTTAATATCATCAGAATGGCCGGTTTAACGTCGTGATCGGTTTGTTTCAGGACCGCTTCCGCCTCTTCACGACTCGCGCCTGTCGCTTCCATCACCATACGGCACGCCCTGTCCACCAGCTTGATGTTGGTCGCTTGCATATCCACCATCAGGTTCTGGTAAACCTTGCCAAACTTCACCATCGCGCCTGTTGAGATCATGTTGAGCACCAGCTTTTGTGCGGTCCCGGATTTCAGGCGCGTGGAGCCGGTGAGCGCTTCTGGCCCAACGACCGGGGAGATAGCAATAGCGGCCACCTGCGCTATTGGTGAGCCAGGGTTACAGGAGATGGCGACGGTTGTGCAGCCGGTCTGATTAGCGTATTCCAGGCCGCCGATGACGTATGGCGTGCGCCCGGATGCCGCCAGCCCGACAACCAGATCCTGTGCGGTCAGGTTCAGCGCTTTCAGGT is a genomic window containing:
- a CDS encoding PTS transporter subunit EIIC; translated protein: MEKTAALASDILQGIGGEENIQRLENCMTRVRVEVHDDDRLDLSRLKQLSGVSGYVKQGQQHQLIVGPGKAAKVVDAMRALMGGEATVSLNDAQRTKAEAKAKYKAPMSDALRQLANVFIPLIPAFIASGLITGIINILRRPDIVGDFATHYPNLLGILGIFGSAVFAIMNILVGVNTAKVFGGSLAMGGVMAGILSSPQLAQITLFGEALQPGRGGVIAVLLVVILMCWVEKKLRAMLPGSIELILNPLLTTLITGSVAIVALQPLGGWISESIAHGASLAIDRGGLLVGAVLSGTFLPLVLTGLHQGMVPIHVELVQAHGYNALLPILSMAGVGQVGAAIAVLMKTRNARLKKVIKGALPVGLLGIGEPLIFGVTLPLGKPFLAACLGGAVGGALISYWKVATVITFGISGLPLALTIVTGKVMLYLLGYLVAVIAGFLFTWLAGFNDPEE
- the murQ gene encoding N-acetylmuramic acid 6-phosphate etherase, with protein sequence MNLGSLVSETRNPQTMDLDALSTLELVNRFNQQDTLVAQAVKETLPEVAKAVDAAAAALKAGGRIIYMGAGTSGRLGVLDASECPPTFGVPHGLVVGLIAGGPGALLKAVEGAEDNKQLGEDDLKALNLTAQDLVVGLAASGRTPYVIGGLEYANQTGCTTVAISCNPGSPIAQVAAIAISPVVGPEALTGSTRLKSGTAQKLVLNMISTGAMVKFGKVYQNLMVDMQATNIKLVDRACRMVMEATGASREEAEAVLKQTDHDVKPAILMILSGLDAAAARARLDAHQGFLRAALEN